The Bacteroidota bacterium genome contains a region encoding:
- the dut gene encoding dUTP diphosphatase, which produces MKVKIVNKSKHNLPQYSTNFSAGMDLRANLDSPILLKPMQRELIPTGIFVEIPIGYEAQIRPRSGLAIKKGLSVLNSPGTIDSDYRGEVGVIIINLSENEVEISDGERICQMIVAKHDTVVWDEVESLVQSRRGAGGFGHTGEN; this is translated from the coding sequence ATGAAAGTAAAAATCGTTAATAAGTCTAAACATAATTTGCCACAATATAGCACAAATTTTTCTGCTGGCATGGATTTAAGAGCAAATCTTGATTCTCCTATATTGTTAAAACCTATGCAAAGGGAACTTATTCCTACTGGAATTTTTGTCGAAATCCCTATTGGCTACGAAGCGCAAATAAGACCGCGTAGTGGTTTAGCTATAAAAAAAGGTTTGAGCGTTTTGAATAGCCCGGGAACCATTGATTCGGATTATAGAGGTGAAGTTGGTGTAATAATTATTAATTTGTCTGAGAATGAGGTAGAAATTAGTGATGGAGAGCGTATTTGTCAAATGATAGTTGCTAAACACGATACTGTGGTTTGGGATGAAGTTGAATCATTGGTTCAATCTCGCAGAGGTGCCGGGGGTTTCGGACATACAGGGGAAAATTAG
- a CDS encoding response regulator transcription factor, producing MDIEKANILLVEDDKNLGFILKDYLEMIGYSVSLENNGEKGFEAFRINPYDVCILDIMMPLKDGFTLAKQIRRRSNIPIIFVTAKSMDEDKIKGFKIGADDYLTKPFSTEELSLRVDAILRRYKSPHNNPLSKEYKIGSFTFKFLDQLLVCDSFEKRLTKRESSLLKILSENVNSLVERKTILKNIWGEDDYFMGRSMDVYIAKLRKYLKTDSNVSITNVHGSGFKLVVS from the coding sequence ATGGATATAGAAAAAGCCAATATTTTATTAGTTGAAGACGATAAAAATTTAGGTTTCATCTTAAAAGATTATCTTGAAATGATTGGTTATTCAGTTAGTTTAGAAAATAATGGAGAAAAAGGATTTGAGGCATTTCGCATCAATCCATACGATGTTTGCATCTTAGATATTATGATGCCACTAAAAGATGGTTTCACCCTTGCAAAACAAATTAGAAGAAGAAGTAATATCCCCATTATTTTTGTTACTGCAAAATCAATGGACGAAGACAAAATTAAAGGATTTAAGATCGGAGCCGACGACTATCTAACAAAACCTTTTAGCACAGAAGAATTAAGCTTAAGAGTTGATGCTATATTAAGAAGGTATAAAAGTCCACATAATAATCCACTTTCTAAAGAATACAAAATTGGAAGTTTTACATTTAAATTTCTTGACCAATTGTTGGTTTGCGATTCCTTTGAAAAACGACTTACTAAAAGAGAATCTTCCTTATTGAAAATTTTAAGTGAAAATGTAAATAGTTTAGTAGAGAGAAAAACTATCTTGAAAAATATATGGGGAGAAGACGATTATTTTATGGGCAGAAGCATGGACGTTTATATTGCAAAACTTAGAAAATATCTAAAAACCGACAGCAATGTTTCCATAACTAATGTTCATGGCTCTGGTTTCAAACTGGTTGTTTCATAA
- a CDS encoding RNA-binding S4 domain-containing protein — MTIENKIRIDKWLWAVRIFKTRNQAAEACKKGQIQINKISVKPSYSIKLNDIIEVRKNPIIKTFKVVGLLEKRQSAKIVVDYVKDLTTEEEMQKLKQSKDSWYYNREKGAGRPTKKERRIIDSLNQNLSINNDNL, encoded by the coding sequence ATGACCATAGAGAATAAAATTAGAATTGATAAATGGTTATGGGCAGTGCGAATTTTTAAAACTCGCAATCAGGCAGCCGAAGCCTGCAAAAAAGGACAAATTCAAATCAATAAAATTAGTGTAAAACCTTCGTATAGTATAAAACTTAATGATATAATTGAAGTAAGAAAAAATCCCATAATAAAAACATTCAAAGTTGTTGGATTGTTAGAAAAACGACAATCTGCAAAAATAGTGGTCGATTATGTCAAAGATTTGACTACAGAAGAAGAAATGCAGAAATTAAAGCAATCGAAAGATTCCTGGTATTATAACAGAGAAAAAGGTGCTGGCAGACCAACAAAAAAAGAACGAAGAATAATTGATAGTTTAAACCAAAATTTGTCGATCAACAACGACAATTTATGA
- a CDS encoding T9SS type A sorting domain-containing protein, whose product MKKFTLLFSIFAILGFFTLNAQSILTEDFQAGTQPANWGQVTLATDGGWLFGDATAMSSAYFPIPDHTVFACTNDDECDCDKSDDLLYTSTLDFSTATSILMQFDYFFYAATWDVSTEIATIKISTDDGVTWTDIELLDGVADWTSHTIDLTAYAGNSTVKIGFHYNDDGGWLYGFALDNLSIFQPLQFDAKILSSDMSPFVMTGDYDISGMFENAGSDALTSVDVNYSIDGGTVNTFNMTGLNINMLETEAYSHNVQANFPATGSYELTIWLSNPNGNADMNTSNDSLTMTVNVLDQIANRLVLIEHFTQASCGPCASQNPALDALISDPQNIDRVVHIGYHTSWPGYDPMYDFNNTNGLGDARVGYYGVSGVPDCVIAGNQGQGAPSIVSQDKIDTEYNRPGYFEISGLAYAANGELTINLTCEAYADFTTGTIKAHVVLVEYVNYSSAPGSNGETSFPDVMRKMFPGETGTNLNNPTSGTISNLDFTYTIQTPIDINNCHLVVFVQNDSDKDIYMATKIEIGSCSMTLDVVSTNVTTPGGADGTATVTANNGTAPYTYLWDDANAQTTETATGLSEGTYNVTVTDAENCITVVSVDVLDLTFINEVNGKEIGIYPNPTKGKLNITNVENTSVYIYNVLGDEIYSNQNPNSFNTVDISQYANGTYIVKIIAENGVYTKPIFLNK is encoded by the coding sequence ATGAAAAAATTCACATTATTATTCTCAATCTTTGCTATTTTAGGATTTTTCACCCTAAATGCACAAAGTATTTTGACAGAGGATTTTCAAGCAGGAACACAACCTGCGAATTGGGGACAAGTTACTTTAGCGACAGATGGAGGCTGGCTGTTTGGAGATGCAACTGCTATGAGTAGTGCATATTTTCCAATTCCCGATCATACAGTTTTTGCCTGTACAAATGATGATGAATGTGATTGCGACAAAAGCGATGATTTACTTTATACATCGACTCTTGATTTTAGTACTGCCACTTCTATTTTGATGCAATTTGACTATTTCTTTTATGCTGCGACATGGGATGTATCAACAGAAATTGCAACAATTAAAATTTCAACTGATGATGGAGTTACCTGGACAGATATTGAACTATTAGATGGAGTAGCGGACTGGACATCTCATACTATTGATCTTACTGCCTATGCTGGAAATTCAACCGTAAAAATTGGATTTCATTATAATGATGATGGGGGCTGGTTATATGGCTTTGCACTTGATAATTTGTCAATATTCCAACCTCTTCAATTTGACGCTAAAATACTTTCTTCTGACATGAGTCCATTTGTAATGACAGGAGATTATGACATTTCAGGAATGTTTGAAAACGCCGGAAGCGATGCTTTAACAAGCGTTGACGTAAATTATAGCATTGATGGTGGAACAGTTAATACATTTAATATGACCGGTTTAAATATTAATATGCTTGAAACTGAAGCATATTCTCATAATGTACAAGCAAATTTTCCAGCAACAGGATCCTATGAATTAACTATATGGCTTTCGAATCCAAATGGAAATGCTGACATGAATACCTCAAATGACTCTTTAACAATGACGGTTAATGTTTTAGATCAAATTGCTAATAGATTAGTTCTCATCGAACATTTTACCCAAGCTTCATGCGGACCATGTGCAAGTCAAAACCCTGCATTAGATGCTCTTATTTCTGATCCTCAAAATATTGACAGAGTTGTGCACATCGGTTACCACACAAGCTGGCCAGGTTATGATCCAATGTATGATTTTAATAATACTAATGGATTAGGAGATGCAAGAGTTGGTTATTATGGTGTATCTGGTGTTCCTGATTGCGTAATAGCAGGAAATCAAGGACAAGGCGCACCAAGTATAGTTTCTCAAGACAAAATTGATACTGAATATAATAGACCAGGATATTTCGAAATATCAGGACTAGCATATGCTGCAAACGGTGAATTAACTATCAATTTAACTTGTGAAGCATATGCAGATTTTACAACTGGAACTATAAAAGCTCATGTTGTTCTTGTAGAATACGTTAACTATAGTTCAGCCCCAGGATCTAATGGAGAAACATCTTTTCCAGATGTTATGAGGAAAATGTTCCCTGGAGAAACAGGAACAAACCTTAATAACCCAACAAGTGGAACTATATCTAATTTAGATTTTACATATACAATTCAAACTCCTATTGATATTAACAATTGTCATTTAGTAGTATTTGTCCAAAACGATTCTGATAAAGATATTTATATGGCAACAAAAATTGAGATTGGCAGTTGTTCTATGACTTTAGACGTTGTTTCAACTAATGTAACTACTCCAGGTGGAGCAGATGGAACTGCTACAGTTACTGCTAACAACGGAACTGCACCTTACACTTATCTTTGGGATGATGCTAATGCACAAACAACTGAAACTGCAACTGGCCTATCAGAAGGAACATACAATGTTACAGTAACAGATGCTGAGAATTGCATAACAGTAGTCTCAGTTGATGTATTAGATTTAACTTTCATTAATGAAGTGAATGGAAAAGAAATTGGAATTTATCCAAACCCAACTAAAGGTAAATTAAACATTACTAATGTAGAAAATACAAGTGTTTATATTTATAATGTTCTCGGAGACGAAATTTACAGTAATCAAAACCCAAATAGTTTCAATACTGTTGACATCTCTCAATATGCAAACGGAACTTATATTGTGAAAATTATTGCAGAAAATGGTGTTTATACAAAACCAATTTTCTTGAATAAATAA
- a CDS encoding TlpA family protein disulfide reductase, whose product MKKLLLSGILSVFFLFCFSQNQKAQIPSVEVKTLELKTFNTSEISNDKKPIVLSFWATWCKPCIKELDAIAENYEDWQEETGVKVVAISIDNSRSMGRVSPFVNGKDWDYEVYLDPNGDFKRAMNVVNVPHTFLIDENGKIVWQHTTYADGDEEELYELIKKLAAGEEIKH is encoded by the coding sequence ATGAAAAAATTATTGCTTTCAGGAATACTATCTGTGTTCTTTCTTTTTTGTTTTTCACAAAACCAAAAAGCTCAAATTCCATCGGTAGAGGTAAAAACTTTAGAATTAAAAACATTTAATACTTCAGAAATTTCAAACGATAAAAAACCAATAGTGCTAAGTTTTTGGGCAACATGGTGCAAACCATGCATAAAAGAATTGGATGCCATTGCCGAAAATTATGAAGACTGGCAAGAAGAAACAGGCGTGAAAGTCGTTGCCATTTCCATTGACAACTCACGAAGCATGGGACGAGTATCACCTTTTGTAAACGGCAAAGATTGGGATTACGAAGTATATTTAGACCCAAACGGCGATTTCAAACGAGCAATGAATGTTGTAAACGTTCCTCACACTTTTCTTATTGATGAAAATGGAAAAATTGTATGGCAACACACAACCTATGCCGATGGCGACGAAGAAGAACTTTACGAACTAATTAAAAAACTGGCAGCAGGAGAAGAAATAAAACACTAA
- a CDS encoding Omp28 family outer membrane lipoprotein, with protein sequence MKKLNYLLFIFISASIWISCDEIDDPYFEEIIQATCPSPESFPPASSEQKVLILDFTGHKCGNCPEAHLIIENLINQHQNKIIPVAIHCGYYAEFDTTADKHNYNFTTPTGEEFGGDGVTGTGHFDILSQPIGLINSLSKNNKAGRNQWSDLTDIELLKTPKIGLSIVNSFDDDSRKLCTHINTEFHENLDGNYFLAVYLIESHIINWQTDYSQSPADIPDYEHNHVLRGAINGSWGREIASDTIVAGSSIVKSYAYNLPEEYVKENCAVVAFVYDDDSKEIMQTEEVGVVEHLK encoded by the coding sequence ATGAAAAAACTCAATTATTTACTTTTTATATTTATCAGTGCTTCAATATGGATTTCCTGCGATGAAATTGATGATCCATATTTTGAGGAAATAATACAAGCAACTTGTCCGTCTCCTGAAAGTTTCCCGCCTGCTTCAAGCGAGCAAAAAGTTCTAATACTTGATTTTACCGGACACAAATGCGGCAATTGTCCTGAAGCTCACCTCATTATCGAGAACCTAATAAACCAGCACCAAAACAAAATAATTCCTGTAGCTATTCATTGTGGCTACTATGCCGAATTTGATACTACTGCCGACAAACACAATTACAATTTCACAACACCAACCGGCGAAGAATTTGGTGGAGATGGAGTTACAGGAACTGGACATTTCGATATTTTATCTCAACCGATTGGTTTAATTAACAGCCTTAGCAAAAACAATAAGGCCGGACGAAACCAATGGTCAGATTTAACTGATATTGAGCTACTTAAAACTCCAAAAATAGGTTTATCAATTGTGAACTCTTTTGATGATGACTCACGAAAATTATGCACACATATTAATACCGAATTTCATGAAAATTTAGATGGAAATTACTTTCTGGCAGTTTATTTAATTGAAAGCCACATAATAAATTGGCAAACTGATTACAGTCAATCGCCTGCCGATATTCCTGACTACGAACACAATCATGTTTTACGAGGAGCCATTAACGGTAGCTGGGGTCGCGAAATTGCATCAGACACAATAGTTGCAGGCTCTTCTATTGTAAAATCTTACGCATACAATCTTCCCGAGGAATATGTTAAGGAAAACTGTGCAGTAGTTGCTTTTGTTTATGATGATGATTCCAAAGAAATTATGCAAACAGAAGAGGTAGGAGTTGTTGAGCATTTGAAATGA